TGATCATGTGTAATAAGAAGAGGGAACGTTTGCTTGCATTGAGACGCCATTTTTGTTATATTAATATAGTTCGAGTTTGTGCTCGTTCCTTGCTCTCAACCTAGATTGAGGGCCAGAGTCCATAAGGAGGTGAAAATTATGCGCAAATATGAAGTGATGTACATTATTCGTCCTGACGTTGAGCAAGAAGTTGTTCAAGCTACAGTCGATAAATTCCAAGGCATCATCTCCAACGGCGGTGGTGAAGTTACAGCTCACGACGTTATGGGTAAACGCCGTCTTGCGTATGAGATCAAGAAATTCCGTGATGGTGTTTATGTATTGGTACACTTCACTGCTGAACCAGCAGTAGTTACTGAACTTGAGCGTCTCATGAAGATTTCTGACGAAGTAATTCGTTATCTCATTACAAACGACGTTAAGTCTGCTTAAGACGATAACTCGTGATCAACGCACCAATACGCTCTGAAGGAGGGGATTACATTGTTGAACCGTGTCATTCTGATCGGCCGGTTAACCCGGGATCCTGAGTTGCGTTATACTCCAGCTGGAGTAGCTGTAACGCAATTTACTTTGGCAGTGGACAGACCGTTTACAAGCCAAGGGGGAGAACGGGAAGCGGATTTCATTCCGGTCGTAACCTGGAGACAGCTTGCTGAGACTTGTGCAAACTATTTGCGCAAAGGACGCCTAGCTGCAGTCGAAGGACGCATTCAAGTACGGAATTACGAGAATAACGAAGGAAAACGTGTATACGTGACCGAAGTCATTGCCGATAACGTCCGTTTCTTGGAGTCAGCTAACCGTGATAATAACGGTGGCGGCGGTGGGCAACCAATGCGTGAAGAGCCTTCTTACGGAGGCGGCGGGCGCGCGAACAATAACAACAATTCGCGTAGCAACAATCAGGATCCTTTTTCCGATGACGGAAAACCGATTGATATATCGGATGATGATTTGCCATTTTAACGTGAGCCGACACTCTTAGAGTGATTGGCTAAACGATAGGAAAGGACTGAAAAGCATGAGCTTCAAGCAAAGAGAAGGCGGAGACAACGATAAAAGACCGGCTCGCCGTGGCGGCCGTAACAAACGTCGTAAAGTGTGCTTCTTCACAGCTAACAAAATTACTCACATCGATTATAAAGATACGGACTTGCTTCGTAAATTTATCAGCGAGCGCGGAAAAATTTTGCCACGCCGTGTAACAGGTACTAGCGCTAAATATCAACGCATGCTGACGATTGCCATCAAACGCTCCCGTCAAATCGCATTGCTGCCATACACAACTGAGTAGTCTTACTCAGCATGGATACAAAGCAGTCGGCTTATAGCCGGCTGCTTTTTTGCATCCTAGAATACATTCAGGTAGTTCTCTCCTAGTAATTGGATATCGTAAGGAGCTGCGGCGATAGAGAAGCAATTCGGGCGTAAATGATTTATAATAGAGTCTATTATTGCTGATATCAGATAGCGTGAGTATGAACGAATACAGATTCCACCATCAGGAGAGAGCATGAATACATCCAAACGTAAAGTAAAACAGAGACGCAAGAGTAGTCTGCGATTTTGGATCGCAGCTACGTTGTTGCTTTCCATTATATATGTATGGTTACAGCAAAAAGGAGATACCTATGATCTATGGCCACAAACCAACGAACAAGAAACAGTGCCGATCACAGGGTTGCACCCGTTAGTTGCGGAAAGTGAGAAGTTGTTGGTTCGAAAGGCGGCTAGACGAGGAATTGAAGTCGTGATTACACATGATTTTCGCAGCATGGAGGAACAAGATGCCCTCTATAATCAAGGACGTTCCATTGCCGGAAATATCGTTACCAACGCCAAAGGGGGAGAGTCCTATCACAACTATGGTTTGGCTATTGATTTTGCACTGCGGACTCCTGAAGGAGATGTAGTGTGGGATATGGAACGTGATGATAATGGCAATGGAAAGGCCGATTGGCTGGAAGTTGTGGAGCTTGCCAAAGAACTAGGGTTTACGTGGGGCGGAGATTGGGCTAACTTCCCGGATTATCCTCACTTGCAGATGGACTTTGGTTTAAGTATCAACGATTTGAAGCGTGGGAAAAGACCACCGGACACACAGTAAATAGGATATTATATATACATGTATATGTATAAATATTAGAAAAGCCTTGCATTTTGCAGGGCTTTTTGCTTGCTTTTGTAAAATAAATGATAAAAGATGACAATTTGTTCTTTACATGAGCGATTAAATGAAACTATACTATAATAACTAGAAATTTAACTCCAATCCTTTAGTAGTATCTAATTTACACCTCTAAAAGTACAGAATTTGGATAGAAATCAATTTCACTTCCAAACGAAATAAGACCTCCACAATTCCCTCATACCTAACATAATAGTTTGTTATATCTACATTTCTAACATATAACTACACAACATGTGTAATGATAATGTCATGTATTTAGATAATCGGTATTTTTAAGATTCAAACTCTACCATCAAAAGCATCCAATTGGCTCTAAAATCCCTTGATTTATTCCCTTTAACGTATAACAATACCCAAAACTGTGCTATAAAAAACATTTATACCATAAATCTCAAATTAAGCATTGACGTCACCTAAATTTACACGTATGATTACATTAATTATTTTGCGTTATAATCCCGCTAGGAATTGTCAGTATTAATTGACCATCGGTCTAAATCCATCATTCCTAGATAGTTTACATCAAGATTTCACAGCATGAGCCAATATGCGTAATTATTCATGGATATTTATATCCAGATAATTTATTAGAAGTGAGAAATCAGAAAACTTTCGAGGGGGATTTTCATGAAGAAGAGATTTTCTTTAATGCTGGTCATCATGCTAATGTTGGTAACTGTACTGGCAGCATGTTCTAGTGGAGAGAGCGCTGAACCAACTCCAGGAGACACACCGAAAACAGAAACGCAGACTGAGAATCCGACTCCGGAAGATTCGACTCAAAACGATGGTCTATTTGAAGCAACTGACATGTCGCTGAATCCATCAACCGCTACAAACCGTAAAGACACATTAGTTGTAGGTACCACCTCACCTAAAGGGGTCTTTAACCCTTTATTTCAGGACTCAGCTTACGATGATATGATCAACCTGCTGGTGTTTGACAGTTTTGAGACCATTAATGGTGACGGGACATATTCGCCGTACCTTGCTGAAAGCATCGATGTCAGTGATGACGGTCTAAAGTACACCTTTAAGCTGAAGCCAGGCGTAACTTACACAGATGGTACACCTGCGACGGTTAAAGATTTCTACTTCGCATTGAAAGTTCTCCATGACAAGAGCTATGACGGCTCTTCTGATCCATTGTCCTATTCAATTAAAGGTGGACAAGAGTATTACGATGGAAAATCAAATGAAATTTCTGGTGTAAAAATCATTGATGATAATACAGTGGAAGTTGAAGTCACTGAAGTGACTGCCTTGACCAAAGATTTTTTGGGTGGCATAGCTTTCCTCCCAGAACATTACTATGGTAAGGACTATAAACAAGGTAACGTAGAGACGGTTAAAGCTCTGAATGATAAACCACTGGGTACGGGTCAATATATTTTGACTTCTTTCAAACCAGGTCAAGAAGTAACAATGGTGGCCAATGAGAATTATTTTGCTGGTGCCCCAAAAATCAAAAATGTCATCTTCAAGTCCACTACAGACGAGACTAAACTGGCTATGCTCGAAACTGGTGAAATCGATATGGATATGGTCACAGTAGATGAAGATAACGTAGAAGCTTTGCAAGCACTCGGGTTCCTGGACATCAATATCTTCCCTACTAATGGATATGGCTACATTGGTATGAACCATGAAAAAGAAAAATTTAAAGATCCTAAAGTAAGACAAGCCCTTGTATACGGTTTGAATCGTGCCGAGATTGTAGAAGCCGTTTATGGTAAATTCGCAGATGTTATCAACGTTCCTCAATCGAAGCAATCCTGGGCTTATACAGATGAAGGTATCGAGAAATATGAATTCGATATCGAAAAAGCAAAATCTCTGCTGGATGAAGCTGGATGGACTGTAGGAAGCGACGGTATTCGTGAGAAAAACGGAGAGAAATTTAAAATTGACTTTTCCGGTACATCCGAGAACCCTGTTGTAGATGCTATCCTGCCAATTATGACAGCAAACTATAAAGAACTGGGAATTGATATTGTAGCAGAAACACTAGATTTTAACGCAATCTTGGATAAAACAGACAAAGGCGATTTCGATATGTACTTTATGGCATGGGGGTTGACGCCTGATCCCGACTCGACAGTTTATTTGTCAAATGGAGCACAAAATCGTATTAAATACTCCAATACAACTTATGATGATCTAATGAAACAAGGTAAAAGAGAACTTGACCTTGAGAAACGTAAAGAAATTTATGCAAAAGCCTATCAAGAGTTGAATAAGGATATTGCAGACATTCTGATGTATCAAAGAAGAGATGGCTGGGCAATCAACGGTC
Above is a window of Paenibacillus sp. E222 DNA encoding:
- the rpsF gene encoding 30S ribosomal protein S6, whose product is MRKYEVMYIIRPDVEQEVVQATVDKFQGIISNGGGEVTAHDVMGKRRLAYEIKKFRDGVYVLVHFTAEPAVVTELERLMKISDEVIRYLITNDVKSA
- the ssb gene encoding single-stranded DNA-binding protein: MLNRVILIGRLTRDPELRYTPAGVAVTQFTLAVDRPFTSQGGEREADFIPVVTWRQLAETCANYLRKGRLAAVEGRIQVRNYENNEGKRVYVTEVIADNVRFLESANRDNNGGGGGQPMREEPSYGGGGRANNNNNSRSNNQDPFSDDGKPIDISDDDLPF
- the rpsR gene encoding 30S ribosomal protein S18; its protein translation is MSFKQREGGDNDKRPARRGGRNKRRKVCFFTANKITHIDYKDTDLLRKFISERGKILPRRVTGTSAKYQRMLTIAIKRSRQIALLPYTTE
- a CDS encoding M15 family metallopeptidase → MNTSKRKVKQRRKSSLRFWIAATLLLSIIYVWLQQKGDTYDLWPQTNEQETVPITGLHPLVAESEKLLVRKAARRGIEVVITHDFRSMEEQDALYNQGRSIAGNIVTNAKGGESYHNYGLAIDFALRTPEGDVVWDMERDDNGNGKADWLEVVELAKELGFTWGGDWANFPDYPHLQMDFGLSINDLKRGKRPPDTQ
- a CDS encoding ABC transporter substrate-binding protein, whose protein sequence is MKKRFSLMLVIMLMLVTVLAACSSGESAEPTPGDTPKTETQTENPTPEDSTQNDGLFEATDMSLNPSTATNRKDTLVVGTTSPKGVFNPLFQDSAYDDMINLLVFDSFETINGDGTYSPYLAESIDVSDDGLKYTFKLKPGVTYTDGTPATVKDFYFALKVLHDKSYDGSSDPLSYSIKGGQEYYDGKSNEISGVKIIDDNTVEVEVTEVTALTKDFLGGIAFLPEHYYGKDYKQGNVETVKALNDKPLGTGQYILTSFKPGQEVTMVANENYFAGAPKIKNVIFKSTTDETKLAMLETGEIDMDMVTVDEDNVEALQALGFLDINIFPTNGYGYIGMNHEKEKFKDPKVRQALVYGLNRAEIVEAVYGKFADVINVPQSKQSWAYTDEGIEKYEFDIEKAKSLLDEAGWTVGSDGIREKNGEKFKIDFSGTSENPVVDAILPIMTANYKELGIDIVAETLDFNAILDKTDKGDFDMYFMAWGLTPDPDSTVYLSNGAQNRIKYSNTTYDDLMKQGKRELDLEKRKEIYAKAYQELNKDIADILMYQRRDGWAINGRVNGLDITPYKKFVVDLYKAELEQ